The Salegentibacter mishustinae genome includes a window with the following:
- the tamL gene encoding translocation and assembly module lipoprotein TamL: MKIYLKYIMLACLVLVLFQACNVKKFVPEGKMLYTGATISIKSDTTIKQRSQLKTDLESVLSPEPNSSFLGMQPGLYFHYKAQREKPGFINKFLNKKIGEEPVYASDVDPVRTEDLLKNRLQNRGFFYSNVISTVNRKEEMKKMSVAYSVDVPTPYLLEKYKLDSDSLQIYKEISKSIENSPLEEGMRFDLSTMKLERERIDRDLKAKGYYNFNSGFLIFEADTNQYAQKKFDLFLRLKKDVPTPSIIPYKIKSVNVYPNYEVGTDSSTTKTRYAEKNFFQKELFFKPKHLDPYLLIEEGQLYDPETSRNTARRLGNIGAYKFVNINYQEIDSLSTDSLGVLETNIYLSPLKKRSLRAEVRAVTKSNGFTGPSLALGYTNRNLFKGGEILNITGDFGYEFQVGGGTQAGLNSIQLGLEGDLIFPRMLFPIDINENWFSYSIPKTKTSLGLDYLSRSQLFSLGSVSAKFGYIWNANRYVTHEFNPVSVNYVNLGQTSQEFEQILRDNPFLQNSFNQEFISGLTYSFTYNGLIDENKTHQFFLNSTLDVAGNLVDAISGHSEEDPQTFLGLRYAQYAKADIDLRYHLKTGKDSKIASRLFAGYGLPYGNSDVLPFTKQYFAGGPYSVRAFNIRSLGPGTYEPEGEDGAFFDQAGNIRLEANLEYRFPLFPYLYGAVFADAGNVWYTGENSTLDGGEFSKDFMNELGIGTGFGLRVDIQSFVIRVDLAAPLHDPALAEGERWEFDYANPVLNFAIGYPF; this comes from the coding sequence ATGAAAATATACTTAAAATATATTATGCTTGCTTGTTTAGTTCTTGTACTATTTCAGGCTTGTAATGTAAAGAAATTTGTGCCAGAGGGTAAAATGCTATACACCGGGGCAACAATTTCTATAAAAAGTGATACAACTATAAAACAACGTTCCCAATTAAAGACCGACTTAGAATCTGTTCTAAGTCCGGAGCCTAATAGCTCATTTTTAGGAATGCAGCCAGGATTATATTTTCATTATAAAGCCCAGCGCGAGAAGCCGGGTTTTATAAATAAGTTTTTAAATAAAAAGATAGGTGAGGAGCCGGTTTATGCTAGCGATGTAGATCCTGTAAGAACAGAAGACTTACTTAAAAACAGGCTGCAAAATCGAGGTTTCTTTTACAGTAATGTTATTTCTACGGTTAATAGGAAAGAAGAAATGAAGAAAATGAGTGTGGCTTATTCGGTAGATGTGCCCACACCTTATTTGCTCGAAAAATATAAATTAGATTCAGACAGTCTTCAAATTTATAAGGAGATAAGTAAGAGTATAGAAAATTCGCCCCTGGAGGAAGGAATGCGGTTTGATCTTTCGACAATGAAACTAGAAAGGGAAAGAATTGATAGAGATTTAAAGGCTAAAGGATATTATAATTTTAATTCTGGCTTTCTAATTTTTGAAGCTGATACCAATCAATATGCACAAAAAAAGTTTGATCTTTTTTTAAGGTTAAAAAAAGATGTTCCTACGCCAAGTATTATTCCTTATAAAATTAAGAGTGTTAACGTTTACCCGAATTACGAGGTAGGAACCGATAGTTCTACAACCAAAACACGTTATGCGGAAAAGAATTTTTTCCAAAAGGAACTTTTCTTTAAACCTAAACATTTAGATCCTTACCTACTTATTGAAGAAGGGCAGCTTTATGATCCTGAAACTTCCCGGAATACCGCCAGAAGGTTGGGAAATATTGGCGCCTATAAATTTGTAAATATCAATTACCAGGAAATAGATAGTCTTTCTACCGACAGTCTCGGGGTTTTAGAAACTAATATTTATTTATCTCCTTTAAAGAAGCGCTCGTTAAGAGCAGAAGTACGGGCAGTAACTAAATCTAATGGTTTTACAGGACCAAGTTTGGCCTTAGGTTACACTAACAGGAACCTTTTTAAAGGTGGTGAAATTTTAAATATTACCGGAGATTTTGGCTATGAGTTCCAGGTTGGTGGCGGTACCCAGGCCGGTTTAAACAGTATTCAACTAGGGCTGGAAGGTGATCTAATTTTTCCCAGGATGTTATTTCCTATCGATATCAACGAAAACTGGTTTTCGTACTCTATCCCTAAAACTAAGACCAGTTTAGGCTTAGATTACCTTAGCCGGAGTCAATTATTTAGCCTCGGTTCGGTATCGGCTAAATTTGGTTATATCTGGAATGCTAATCGCTACGTTACCCACGAGTTTAATCCTGTTTCGGTAAATTATGTAAACCTGGGACAAACCAGTCAGGAATTTGAGCAAATCCTTAGAGATAATCCATTTTTACAGAACAGTTTTAACCAGGAGTTTATTTCAGGTTTAACTTATTCTTTCACTTATAACGGACTTATTGATGAAAATAAAACGCATCAGTTTTTTCTGAATTCAACCTTAGATGTAGCCGGAAATTTAGTGGACGCTATTAGCGGTCATAGCGAAGAAGATCCGCAAACATTTTTAGGATTGAGATATGCCCAATATGCAAAAGCCGATATAGATTTGAGGTATCACTTAAAAACAGGAAAGGATTCAAAAATAGCTTCAAGGCTATTCGCCGGTTATGGTTTACCTTATGGGAATTCTGATGTTTTACCATTTACCAAACAGTATTTTGCCGGAGGACCATATAGTGTTAGAGCTTTTAATATCCGCTCTTTAGGTCCCGGAACTTACGAACCGGAAGGTGAAGATGGTGCTTTTTTTGACCAAGCCGGGAATATAAGGTTAGAAGCAAATCTTGAATATCGCTTTCCACTTTTTCCATATTTATACGGTGCTGTTTTTGCCGATGCCGGAAATGTTTGGTACACAGGAGAAAATAGTACGTTAGATGGTGGCGAATTCAGTAAAGATTTTATGAATGAATTAGGTATTGGTACCGGGTTTGGCTTAAGGGTAGATATTCAAAGTTTTGTGATTCGGGTAGATCTTGCAGCACCGCTACACGATCCTGCTTTAGCTGAAGGTGAGCGTTGGGAGTTTGATT